In Balneolales bacterium ANBcel1, one genomic interval encodes:
- a CDS encoding NADH-quinone oxidoreductase subunit C: protein MDATIKEAILQKVRDRLGNDLHLVYEEYAYPLLRINQEVLHDTCRFFKEELHFSYLNDVFATDRFTSEDRFEVIYHLISLREQQRFFLKVYVDEENPVLPTVTDLWNSANWNEREVYDMFGIRFDGHPDLRRIFLPEDFKYFPLRKEFPLLGVPGSIELPSSTPDHD, encoded by the coding sequence ATGGATGCAACTATCAAAGAAGCCATACTACAAAAAGTCCGGGACAGGCTGGGCAATGATCTGCACCTGGTCTACGAGGAGTATGCCTACCCGCTTCTTCGAATAAACCAGGAAGTCCTGCACGACACCTGCCGTTTTTTCAAGGAAGAACTCCATTTCAGCTATCTGAATGATGTATTTGCGACCGACCGCTTTACCTCGGAAGACCGCTTTGAAGTCATCTACCATCTGATATCGCTCCGCGAACAACAACGCTTTTTCCTGAAAGTGTATGTTGACGAAGAAAATCCCGTGTTGCCGACCGTGACCGATCTCTGGAATAGCGCCAACTGGAACGAACGGGAAGTGTACGACATGTTCGGCATCAGGTTCGATGGCCACCCGGACCTTAGAAGAATTTTCCTGCCGGAGGACTTCAAGTATTTCCCGCTTCGCAAGGAATTCCCGCTGCTCGGTGTTCCGGGCTCAATTGAACTCCCAAGCTCTACTCCTGACCACGACTGA
- the nuoB gene encoding NADH-quinone oxidoreductase subunit NuoB has protein sequence MSLDRVMGEGFFTTTIDALTKWGRSNAVWPMPMGLACCAIEMMAFAGPKYDAARFGSEVFRFSPRQSDVMIVAGWCTYKMSHAIRRVWDQMPDPKWCIAMGACASTGGMHRCYGVVQGVDNFLPVDAYISGCPPRPESVINAIMKIQDKIKEEQSLKLDS, from the coding sequence ATGAGTTTAGATCGAGTGATGGGTGAAGGCTTCTTCACCACAACTATCGATGCGCTGACCAAATGGGGCCGTTCCAACGCTGTGTGGCCCATGCCCATGGGTCTGGCCTGCTGCGCGATAGAGATGATGGCCTTTGCCGGCCCTAAATATGATGCCGCTCGTTTTGGATCGGAAGTTTTTCGCTTTTCACCCCGCCAAAGTGACGTAATGATCGTCGCCGGCTGGTGTACCTACAAGATGTCGCATGCCATTCGAAGAGTCTGGGACCAGATGCCCGACCCCAAGTGGTGTATCGCCATGGGCGCGTGTGCTTCCACCGGTGGGATGCACCGGTGCTACGGTGTGGTTCAGGGAGTGGATAATTTCCTGCCGGTTGATGCCTATATTTCCGGATGTCCTCCGCGGCCCGAGTCGGTCATCAACGCCATCATGAAGATTCAGGATAAAATCAAGGAAGAACAGTCCCTCAAGCTCGACAGTTAA
- a CDS encoding NADH-quinone oxidoreductase subunit A, translating to MLEEYIPVLLLIALAIVLAVAFIVLSSLLGPNRPAQNKLGAYESGMDPIGHARDRYSVSFYIIAMEFIVFDLEVVFIYPWAVRFQEFGPGTLWAMMLFIFILFLGLIYTFKKGSFNWDTEHSAVKNQV from the coding sequence ATGCTTGAAGAATACATACCTGTTTTATTGCTGATTGCACTGGCCATCGTACTGGCCGTTGCATTTATCGTTCTGTCCAGCCTGCTCGGACCGAACAGGCCCGCCCAAAACAAACTGGGCGCATACGAAAGCGGAATGGATCCCATCGGACATGCAAGAGACCGGTACTCCGTGAGTTTCTACATCATTGCCATGGAGTTTATCGTGTTTGACCTTGAAGTGGTGTTTATTTATCCATGGGCGGTTCGGTTTCAGGAATTTGGTCCCGGAACACTGTGGGCCATGATGCTATTTATATTCATTTTATTCCTTGGACTGATATACACCTTTAAAAAGGGCTCCTTTAACTGGGATACGGAACATTCCGCTGTAAAAAACCAAGTTTAA
- a CDS encoding bifunctional nuclease family protein, whose product MDILGLSTSPSSGGAYALILNEADGKRRLPIIIGTFEAQAIALELENIKPPRPMTHDLMRNIIQSFDTQVKEIFINDLKEGTFYAQIIYDSNGNEVAQDSRPSDAIALAIRFNAPIYVSDQIIEEAGIESDPQTEGFEEAEEPFQESKEPPTPEEEPPSTVSKEGRIKVLEKKLTTAIAEEDYEKAAKLRDEINRLKD is encoded by the coding sequence ATGGACATATTGGGGCTTTCCACAAGTCCCAGCAGCGGTGGCGCATATGCGCTTATTCTTAATGAAGCGGATGGAAAGAGAAGGCTACCGATAATCATCGGTACATTCGAGGCACAGGCCATCGCCCTGGAACTTGAAAACATCAAGCCGCCCAGGCCGATGACGCATGACCTGATGCGCAATATCATCCAGAGCTTCGACACCCAGGTCAAGGAAATATTTATCAACGACCTCAAGGAGGGTACGTTTTACGCACAGATCATCTACGATTCCAACGGGAACGAGGTGGCGCAAGACTCCCGTCCCAGTGATGCGATCGCCCTTGCTATCCGGTTCAATGCCCCGATTTATGTCTCTGATCAGATCATCGAGGAAGCCGGGATCGAATCGGATCCTCAAACCGAGGGTTTCGAGGAGGCCGAAGAACCTTTTCAGGAAAGCAAAGAGCCTCCAACACCGGAAGAAGAACCCCCTTCCACAGTCAGCAAGGAGGGACGCATCAAGGTGCTGGAAAAGAAACTGACCACGGCCATTGCCGAAGAAGATTATGAAAAGGCGGCAAAACTCAGAGACGAAATAAACCGCCTCAAAGACTGA
- the bshC gene encoding bacillithiol biosynthesis cysteine-adding enzyme BshC, producing the protein MDITKESFRKLPFSPLFRDFADGHEVLDPFLADRHSYESLVRRINDYSFSGDRRVSAEQARRFNRGFSLDTCALENIEALSDENTVTITTGQQVSLYGGPLYTVFKTLTVIHLAKSLSRDTAKHVVPVFWLADEDHDFEEIASVSLPVQGEVKRASLPCKACARHAAGNITVEESSFAKFRNEVMEYLPPTDFRDELFSLLDECYVPGRSLKQAFGELLMRLFSRHGLILAGSNEREAKRITRDAIRIAIERADDIVSALEHQSAELESHYHRQAHISDSLLFWHDDDHGRVRLVHDNGRWSREPGIELGTQELLNELETHPERFSPNVFLRPILQDQLLPNAAYVGGPAEIAYYAQMKPLYDVFDRKMPFLIARLSATIVEPQISRFLSDLPYTIPEYSGRFEELEQHYLRKYGEPDLDTRFDHWKEEVELLSEKMVEETEIADPGLRKHAQAITREYTKAIDKLRKKKVQAVRQKEEVRINRLKKVKLGLFPNDRLQEREISFIYFMNKYGPDIWEQLLTRLNQEQAGLFNRHLYLEL; encoded by the coding sequence GTGGATATCACCAAAGAAAGCTTTCGCAAGCTTCCGTTTTCCCCGCTGTTTCGTGATTTTGCTGATGGACATGAGGTCCTTGATCCGTTTCTTGCCGACCGGCACAGTTATGAATCGCTGGTTCGGCGCATAAATGACTATTCGTTCTCCGGTGACCGCCGCGTTTCCGCGGAACAGGCACGACGCTTCAATCGCGGCTTTTCCCTCGATACCTGCGCTTTGGAAAATATCGAAGCCCTCAGCGATGAGAATACCGTTACCATCACTACCGGTCAGCAGGTAAGCCTCTATGGCGGTCCGCTGTACACCGTATTCAAAACCCTGACCGTCATTCATCTTGCCAAATCACTGAGCAGGGACACCGCAAAGCATGTCGTTCCGGTTTTCTGGTTAGCGGATGAAGATCACGACTTCGAAGAGATCGCTTCGGTTTCGCTACCGGTTCAGGGGGAAGTCAAGCGCGCATCCCTGCCCTGCAAAGCCTGTGCCCGGCATGCTGCTGGAAATATCACCGTTGAGGAATCCTCGTTTGCAAAATTCAGGAACGAGGTCATGGAATATCTGCCGCCAACAGATTTTCGGGACGAACTGTTTTCTCTTCTGGATGAATGCTATGTGCCGGGCCGTTCCCTGAAACAGGCATTCGGCGAACTGTTGATGCGGCTTTTCTCGCGTCACGGACTGATCCTCGCCGGCAGTAATGAACGCGAAGCGAAACGGATCACGCGCGATGCCATACGCATTGCCATAGAACGAGCCGACGATATCGTATCGGCTCTTGAGCATCAGTCTGCTGAGCTGGAGAGCCACTACCACCGGCAGGCGCATATCTCCGACAGCCTGCTGTTCTGGCATGACGATGACCATGGCCGGGTAAGGCTTGTCCATGATAACGGAAGATGGTCACGTGAGCCGGGGATAGAGCTCGGAACGCAAGAGTTGCTGAATGAGCTCGAGACTCATCCGGAGCGTTTTTCTCCGAATGTATTTTTACGGCCGATCCTCCAGGACCAATTGCTGCCCAACGCCGCTTATGTGGGCGGTCCCGCTGAAATCGCATACTATGCACAGATGAAGCCGCTGTACGATGTCTTTGACCGGAAAATGCCGTTTCTGATCGCCCGGCTTTCCGCCACAATCGTTGAGCCGCAAATAAGCCGATTCCTTTCAGATCTGCCCTACACTATTCCGGAATACTCCGGCCGGTTCGAGGAGCTCGAGCAGCACTATCTGAGGAAATATGGCGAACCTGATCTGGATACCCGGTTTGACCACTGGAAGGAGGAGGTTGAGCTGCTTTCTGAGAAAATGGTCGAAGAAACTGAAATTGCCGATCCCGGTCTGCGCAAACACGCACAGGCGATTACCAGAGAGTACACAAAGGCCATCGACAAACTCAGAAAAAAGAAGGTCCAGGCCGTCAGGCAGAAAGAGGAAGTCCGAATCAACCGGCTGAAGAAAGTTAAACTCGGACTTTTCCCGAATGACCGGCTGCAGGAGCGAGAGATATCCTTCATCTATTTCATGAATAAATACGGCCCGGATATTTGGGAGCAGCTGCTGACCCGATTGAATCAGGAACAGGCCGGGCTTTTTAACCGTCATCTATATTTGGAGCTTTAG
- a CDS encoding 5-formyltetrahydrofolate cyclo-ligase: MKTDRQIIRDDAVGRRKSLPPGELHRLGDAISRQVFNTTWFREASAVHCFFGVVEKGEVSTRKLLEGILSEGKTLVMPRMEGEEGRMGHYIVQDLNRLEINSRGIPEPADCPAASVRDIDLVLVPGLAADRAGNRIGFGKGYYDRFLSQQELTASSILLLPEVFLVETVPAEPHDVPVDAIATDTRLIDCHGYRNF; encoded by the coding sequence ATGAAAACAGACCGGCAGATCATTCGCGATGATGCCGTCGGACGCCGCAAGAGTCTGCCGCCGGGCGAGTTGCACCGACTCGGCGACGCCATTTCCCGTCAGGTTTTCAACACGACCTGGTTCAGGGAAGCCTCGGCTGTTCACTGTTTTTTTGGAGTCGTCGAAAAAGGGGAGGTTTCAACACGGAAGCTGCTCGAAGGGATTTTGTCGGAGGGAAAGACCCTGGTGATGCCGAGGATGGAGGGAGAAGAAGGGAGGATGGGGCATTATATTGTCCAGGATCTGAACCGGCTTGAAATAAACTCCCGCGGTATCCCCGAACCTGCCGATTGTCCGGCAGCCTCTGTACGCGATATCGACCTGGTGCTGGTGCCGGGCCTTGCCGCCGATCGTGCCGGTAACCGGATCGGATTCGGAAAAGGGTACTATGACCGTTTCCTCTCTCAGCAGGAGCTTACGGCATCATCCATACTGCTACTGCCGGAAGTTTTTCTCGTGGAAACCGTTCCGGCGGAACCGCATGATGTTCCGGTGGATGCGATAGCCACTGACACGAGGTTGATCGACTGCCATGGTTACAGAAACTTTTAA
- a CDS encoding PspC domain-containing protein, which yields MKEQKKTHNNLRNNLYDHELSDEEYEELRTAYEFEKSERQKPDKGARIAKIAGTIFLILGILFLIQQFFFSFGPDFTSLLRFIPTGGTIIILIIGLGLLGRIRSKKRSRRMDPTPNNQPGGDRWNTSTTGDAEETTAGRPCTSADFDPYAFRNTKRWFRSRKEKMLFGVCGEIAERLNIDPTVIRALFVIAFFSYGFSFVIYIALAIALPRRPLQKTWQI from the coding sequence ATGAAGGAGCAGAAGAAGACCCATAATAATCTGAGGAACAATCTGTACGACCACGAACTCAGTGATGAAGAGTATGAAGAGTTACGAACGGCCTATGAGTTCGAAAAGAGTGAACGGCAGAAACCGGATAAAGGTGCACGCATTGCCAAAATCGCAGGAACCATATTCCTGATACTGGGTATCCTGTTCCTAATCCAGCAGTTCTTTTTCTCCTTTGGTCCCGATTTTACCAGTCTCTTACGGTTCATCCCGACCGGAGGTACCATTATCATTTTAATTATCGGACTTGGATTGCTCGGCCGGATTCGAAGCAAAAAGCGGAGCCGTCGCATGGACCCGACTCCGAACAATCAGCCCGGAGGGGATCGCTGGAACACCTCTACCACCGGGGATGCCGAAGAAACCACTGCCGGCAGACCATGTACATCGGCCGATTTTGATCCCTACGCGTTTCGGAACACCAAGCGCTGGTTTCGCTCCCGCAAAGAAAAAATGCTGTTTGGTGTTTGCGGAGAAATCGCCGAGAGACTTAACATCGATCCGACCGTGATCCGCGCATTGTTTGTGATCGCATTTTTCAGTTATGGATTCAGTTTTGTTATCTATATTGCACTCGCAATTGCGCTGCCCAGGCGCCCGTTGCAAAAAACGTGGCAGATTTAG
- the tmk gene encoding dTMP kinase: MLISLEGIDGCGKTTQIQKIEAFYKSRGREVRVFREPGGTGLSEQIREILLNSKEDIHPLAETLLFSAARAQLVARQVRPLLQEGTIVILDRFYDSTTAYQGFGREALPVEDIENINRIATAGLQPDITFYLKIDEDIALKRRLKSGEEDRMERSGNAFFSRVAKGFDHIASKNKRVATIDASRNPDEIFSDIRSHLLKADTRFGP; this comes from the coding sequence GTGCTGATATCGCTGGAAGGTATAGACGGATGCGGTAAGACGACCCAGATACAGAAGATTGAGGCTTTCTACAAAAGCAGAGGCCGAGAGGTCCGGGTATTCAGAGAGCCGGGCGGAACCGGTCTGTCGGAACAGATCAGGGAGATACTGCTGAACAGCAAGGAGGATATCCATCCGCTGGCGGAAACACTGCTGTTTTCTGCGGCAAGGGCCCAGTTGGTGGCCCGGCAGGTTCGGCCGCTGCTGCAGGAGGGGACGATAGTGATCCTGGACCGGTTCTACGACTCCACCACTGCCTATCAGGGATTCGGAAGAGAAGCACTGCCCGTCGAGGATATTGAAAACATAAACCGGATAGCCACCGCCGGACTTCAGCCGGACATCACCTTCTACCTGAAAATCGATGAGGATATCGCATTGAAGCGCCGGTTGAAGTCCGGTGAAGAGGACCGGATGGAACGGTCCGGCAATGCGTTTTTCAGCAGAGTCGCCAAAGGGTTTGACCACATCGCATCCAAAAACAAACGGGTCGCCACCATTGACGCATCCCGAAATCCGGATGAAATCTTCAGTGACATCAGAAGCCACCTGCTGAAAGCCGATACCCGCTTCGGGCCCTGA
- a CDS encoding SRPBCC family protein: MAHQRIEVDLPLAKVYELMSCPTDFPKFLSSISEVNKINSQTFEYATEIGGEEFRWTTNIIDDLRNTRFAWITINGNLNQTGTIRFTPLDNGTRTRVDFSLDYRTFFGEPSEDMSAFMEQLPDTLSTDLEKFKELAESGSFKDEEEKEAAAEKKEEVTA, from the coding sequence ATGGCGCATCAAAGAATTGAAGTTGACCTGCCCCTCGCAAAAGTTTATGAATTGATGAGCTGTCCGACCGATTTTCCCAAATTCCTTTCGTCTATTTCGGAAGTGAATAAAATCAATTCGCAAACTTTTGAATACGCAACTGAAATTGGTGGAGAGGAGTTTCGTTGGACCACCAACATCATTGATGATCTGAGAAACACCCGTTTTGCCTGGATCACCATCAATGGGAATCTCAATCAAACCGGAACGATCCGTTTTACCCCCCTGGACAACGGCACTCGTACCAGGGTTGATTTTAGTCTGGATTATCGGACATTTTTCGGAGAACCATCCGAGGATATGTCGGCTTTCATGGAGCAGCTTCCTGACACCCTGTCTACTGATCTGGAAAAGTTCAAGGAGCTTGCTGAAAGCGGAAGTTTCAAGGATGAAGAAGAAAAAGAAGCCGCTGCTGAGAAGAAGGAAGAAGTAACGGCCTGA
- a CDS encoding shikimate dehydrogenase, producing the protein MTLSEFLESGISETPFAAVIGHPVSHSLSPVIHNAALREHDIPAVYYAIDCPESQWPRLGELLSHEQCKGINVTLPLKRVVMDYLDDCDESAEAIGAVNTVVPDMGMAAKHQNSPKKPLSAHGDPGTEKTDLKKKSADKRTLRGYNTDAYGFIKPLETYPVIDTATVLGSGGASLAVQYALASYGVNTVYLASRKHKPGRIGRGHSKEAGQGSPIIPVSYSELGDAVAESRLIVNTTPVGMHPDTNATPFPPEMGSLLKGKICYDIIYNPLETRFLALAKQNGAETIDGLGMFVFQAARAFELWFDKPMPTELARSLVLEHLKKT; encoded by the coding sequence ATGACTCTATCCGAATTCCTGGAATCCGGTATTTCAGAAACACCGTTTGCCGCTGTCATCGGTCACCCGGTGTCGCACAGCCTCTCCCCGGTCATACACAATGCAGCGCTTCGGGAACATGATATTCCGGCAGTGTATTACGCCATCGATTGCCCGGAGTCACAGTGGCCGCGCCTGGGCGAGTTGTTAAGTCATGAGCAATGCAAGGGAATCAACGTTACATTGCCCCTGAAACGGGTTGTCATGGACTATCTGGATGACTGTGACGAATCGGCAGAAGCGATCGGCGCGGTCAACACTGTAGTTCCGGACATGGGTATGGCGGCAAAACATCAAAATAGCCCTAAGAAACCCCTGAGCGCTCATGGTGATCCAGGCACCGAGAAGACCGACTTGAAAAAGAAATCGGCAGACAAGCGTACTCTTCGTGGCTATAACACGGATGCCTACGGGTTCATCAAGCCGCTTGAAACGTATCCGGTCATTGACACGGCAACGGTACTGGGCTCCGGAGGCGCGTCCCTTGCAGTCCAATATGCGCTTGCAAGCTACGGCGTGAACACCGTATATCTGGCCAGCCGTAAACACAAACCGGGCCGGATTGGGAGAGGGCACTCGAAGGAGGCAGGACAAGGTTCACCCATCATTCCGGTTTCTTATTCGGAGCTTGGCGATGCTGTGGCCGAATCGCGGCTGATTGTCAATACCACTCCGGTCGGCATGCATCCCGACACAAATGCGACACCGTTCCCTCCGGAGATGGGTTCCTTGCTAAAGGGGAAAATCTGCTATGACATCATCTACAACCCGCTGGAAACCCGCTTCCTTGCCCTTGCAAAACAGAATGGTGCCGAAACGATAGATGGCCTGGGTATGTTCGTGTTTCAGGCGGCCAGGGCATTCGAGCTGTGGTTCGACAAGCCGATGCCCACAGAACTGGCGCGCAGCCTGGTACTTGAGCATCTAAAAAAAACATAA
- the pgeF gene encoding peptidoglycan editing factor PgeF has protein sequence MSLIWTKKRGGVHAALLSKAEETTGARISTLANLETRSEEVQALEANRTLLAEHLEWPSLRLSMARQVHGTHVAFTDKPEIIDNTDALVTNRVNLAIGVLVADCAAVLIADPVYRIVAAVHAGWRGAAGNIVEKGVATMIRAGAEPDVMQAYISPCISVANFEVGEEVAEKFPQRFVDYTGVKPHVDLKGFLRQELMDTGIPDDRIQVDGRCTLQEAETLHSYRRDGNDSGRMLAVIALGDS, from the coding sequence ATGTCGCTTATCTGGACAAAAAAACGGGGTGGGGTACACGCGGCATTACTGTCGAAAGCCGAAGAGACGACAGGCGCCCGCATATCAACACTTGCCAACCTTGAAACGCGTTCGGAAGAGGTTCAGGCGCTGGAAGCCAACAGAACTCTGCTTGCCGAACATCTGGAATGGCCTTCCCTGCGTTTGAGCATGGCCCGGCAAGTGCATGGCACGCATGTCGCATTCACCGACAAACCGGAAATCATCGACAATACGGATGCGCTGGTAACCAACAGGGTTAACCTGGCAATAGGGGTACTGGTTGCAGACTGCGCCGCGGTGCTGATAGCGGATCCGGTCTACAGAATTGTTGCCGCCGTCCATGCAGGATGGCGTGGTGCCGCCGGAAATATCGTGGAGAAGGGGGTAGCGACCATGATCCGGGCGGGCGCCGAGCCGGATGTCATGCAGGCCTATATCAGTCCGTGTATCTCCGTCGCCAATTTCGAGGTCGGCGAAGAAGTGGCTGAAAAATTCCCGCAACGGTTTGTGGATTACACGGGAGTGAAGCCCCACGTCGATCTCAAGGGGTTTCTCCGCCAGGAGCTAATGGACACCGGTATACCAGACGACCGGATCCAGGTCGACGGTCGCTGCACTTTGCAGGAAGCCGAAACATTGCACTCATACCGAAGAGACGGAAACGACAGCGGTCGCATGCTGGCCGTAATTGCATTGGGGGACTCCTGA
- a CDS encoding 1-deoxy-D-xylulose-5-phosphate reductoisomerase, whose product MKTQQLLILGSTGSIGRQTLDIVRSHPERFSLFGVTANSNWKELAAQINEFQPAYAVISDESCAKNLDAAINHRNTVILTGNDALEALIREEAVDTIVNSLVGFSGFAPTLTALEHGKKVALANKESLVVGGELLSPFLDGSFDRLIPIDSEHSAILQCLAGESADSIHKLIITASGGPFRTWSAEKVANANVRDALMHPNWDMGSKITIDSATMMNKGLEVIEAHWLFNLPLSKIEAVVHPQSIIHSMVVFRDGSIKSQMGLPDMRLPIQYALSHPDRWPLESEQIDWAEPQELTFEPVDHNKFPCYDLALEALRQGGYAPAVLNASNEVAVERFLKEEISYIHISEIVASSLSHITSSDSLSLPVLLEVDREARKFARSI is encoded by the coding sequence GTGAAAACGCAGCAGTTACTTATACTGGGATCCACCGGATCCATCGGCAGACAGACTCTGGATATTGTCCGGTCCCATCCCGAGAGATTTTCGCTGTTCGGAGTGACGGCGAACTCAAACTGGAAGGAGCTTGCGGCACAAATCAACGAGTTTCAGCCTGCCTATGCGGTGATATCTGATGAAAGCTGTGCCAAAAACCTGGATGCAGCCATAAATCACCGGAACACGGTGATTTTAACCGGAAATGATGCACTTGAGGCACTCATTCGGGAAGAAGCCGTGGATACCATCGTCAACAGCCTGGTGGGTTTCTCGGGGTTTGCTCCAACACTTACTGCGCTGGAACACGGAAAAAAAGTGGCGCTGGCCAACAAGGAGTCGCTTGTGGTTGGCGGCGAGCTACTGTCCCCATTTTTGGACGGATCGTTTGACAGGCTCATCCCCATAGACTCAGAACACAGCGCCATTTTACAGTGCCTCGCCGGTGAGTCTGCCGACAGTATCCACAAACTGATTATTACAGCCAGCGGCGGACCCTTTCGCACCTGGTCCGCTGAAAAAGTGGCAAACGCCAACGTCAGGGACGCACTAATGCATCCCAACTGGGATATGGGATCGAAAATAACCATCGATTCCGCAACCATGATGAATAAGGGGCTTGAAGTTATTGAAGCCCATTGGCTTTTTAATCTTCCGCTATCAAAAATTGAAGCGGTTGTGCATCCCCAGAGTATCATTCATTCGATGGTTGTGTTTCGTGACGGTTCGATCAAGTCGCAGATGGGGTTGCCAGATATGCGCCTTCCCATCCAGTATGCGTTGTCGCACCCTGACCGCTGGCCGCTCGAATCCGAACAGATTGACTGGGCGGAACCACAGGAATTGACCTTTGAGCCGGTTGACCATAACAAATTCCCCTGCTATGATCTCGCACTTGAGGCTCTCAGGCAGGGGGGATACGCTCCAGCCGTACTGAATGCCTCCAACGAGGTTGCTGTCGAACGATTTCTGAAGGAAGAAATTTCATATATTCACATCTCTGAAATTGTGGCCAGCAGTTTGTCTCATATTACAAGTTCAGATTCGTTATCATTGCCGGTGCTCCTTGAAGTCGATCGTGAAGCCCGGAAATTTGCACGGTCCATCTGA
- the rseP gene encoding RIP metalloprotease RseP: protein MEVIFSILQTVVIFIAAIFILVLVHELGHFLAAKLFGMRVERFSIGFPPRLFGIRKGHTDYCISALPLGGYVKISGMVDESMDDSFAASEPKPYEYRSKPVWQRMIVISAGVIFNMILAYVIFTVITFSYGVNQIPAENIHGMYIPESSTAAEVGFETGDRLVAVNEKEIDYVRRGQFFSMSDLTSMPLSFTVERDGERVTIHPPSDFLDYLARNPEFLELQNALPSKVGAVADGTPAEEAGLMEGDKIVAIDGEEVGYWVQMVNMIQSGGDQMQFTIERDGERREIDIRPDPDRRIIGITIVDPQEYFGFETVSFGFFGSIREGVNQAHDTLFGIINGFRQLLTGTISVRENLGGPVAIASVTAEVTERGGALGFWNFTAFLSITLALMNILPIPMLDGGHLMFLIYEAVTRREPSMKVKMALQQIGFILLIGLMIFVTFNDILRHVVN from the coding sequence ATGGAAGTAATCTTCAGCATATTGCAGACCGTCGTGATTTTTATTGCGGCCATTTTTATCCTTGTACTGGTCCATGAGCTGGGCCATTTCCTTGCAGCCAAGCTGTTTGGCATGAGAGTGGAACGCTTTTCCATCGGCTTTCCCCCGCGTTTGTTCGGCATCCGGAAAGGCCATACCGATTATTGTATTTCTGCTCTTCCGCTGGGCGGATACGTGAAAATTTCCGGCATGGTGGATGAAAGTATGGACGACAGCTTTGCCGCCTCCGAGCCGAAACCGTATGAATACCGCAGCAAACCTGTCTGGCAGAGAATGATCGTAATATCAGCGGGGGTCATTTTTAACATGATTCTGGCCTATGTCATTTTCACAGTCATCACATTTTCCTACGGAGTCAATCAGATCCCTGCCGAAAATATCCACGGGATGTACATTCCCGAAAGTTCCACCGCCGCCGAAGTGGGGTTTGAGACCGGCGACCGGCTGGTAGCTGTAAATGAGAAGGAAATCGACTATGTTCGTCGCGGACAATTTTTTTCCATGAGTGACCTCACCAGCATGCCGCTGAGTTTTACTGTGGAGCGCGACGGCGAGCGGGTAACCATCCACCCTCCATCCGATTTTCTGGATTATCTTGCCCGTAACCCGGAGTTCCTGGAACTGCAAAACGCCCTTCCCAGCAAAGTGGGAGCCGTTGCTGACGGCACTCCCGCCGAAGAGGCCGGCCTCATGGAAGGAGACAAGATCGTCGCCATCGATGGGGAAGAGGTAGGTTACTGGGTCCAGATGGTAAACATGATACAATCCGGTGGCGACCAGATGCAGTTTACCATCGAACGTGACGGGGAACGCCGGGAGATAGATATCCGTCCCGACCCCGACCGCAGAATAATCGGGATCACCATCGTCGATCCGCAGGAGTATTTCGGATTCGAGACCGTCAGCTTCGGCTTTTTCGGCTCCATCAGAGAGGGGGTTAACCAGGCCCACGACACCCTTTTCGGGATCATCAACGGTTTTCGGCAACTGCTCACCGGCACGATCTCTGTCAGGGAAAACCTCGGCGGACCCGTAGCCATTGCCTCTGTAACGGCCGAAGTTACCGAGCGGGGAGGAGCACTCGGCTTCTGGAATTTCACCGCCTTCCTGAGCATTACACTTGCTTTAATGAACATTCTCCCGATCCCCATGCTGGACGGCGGCCACCTCATGTTCCTGATCTACGAAGCGGTTACCCGGCGGGAACCTTCCATGAAGGTTAAAATGGCTCTTCAGCAAATCGGTTTCATTCTCCTTATCGGACTGATGATTTTTGTCACTTTCAACGATATCCTTCGACA